From the Leptospira inadai serovar Lyme str. 10 genome, the window CGGCGGGGGAAGTTTCGTTTTACCCGAATTATTAAGGAGTTTAGGCTGCAAAGTGATCGCCTTACATTGTAAACCGGACGGAACATTTCCTCGCCCTCCGGAACCGACTCCGGATGCGCTACGCCAATCCTCGAGAGCGATGAGACAATCGGGGGCCGACATCGGGTTTGCCTTGGATCCCGATGCGGATCGCCTTGTGCTCATGACTCCCAAAAAAGGGGCGATTTCCGAAGAATATACTTTGCCGTTGAGTTTTTTGTCTTATCTGGCATTCAATAAAGTTCCGAAGCGCGCCTCCCTTACGGTAAATCTTTCCACGAGTTTTATCAACGATTGGGTCGCGTCTTCGGCAGGGGTTCCCACCTTTCGGTCTAAAGTCGGAGAGGCAAACGTTGTGTCGGAAATGATACACCGAAAATCCGTGTTCGGCGGGGAAGGAAACGGCGGTGTTATAGATCCGGCAATTCCTTCTTTTGGTCGAGATTCCCTTTCAGGTGTGGCGCATGTCTTGAATCTGCTTGCCCTGAAGGGAGAAGGAGTCGATTCTGTGCTGAGCGGTCTACCGGTTGTGCATATGCGAAAAATCGCCTATAAAATCAGCGGTAAAAAACCGGAACAGATCTATTCCCAATTCAGAAATGAATTTCCGGATCACGGGGAAGATTCCAGGGACGGTTTGCGCTTAGCCTCCGAGGACTCCTGGATTCATATTCGCCCGTCGAATACCGAACCTATTCTGAGGGTTATAGCCGAGGCTCGAACGAAAAAAGATCTCTCGGCGTTGATTGATACGGCCGGAAAGATTATGGAGAACTCATAAGTATGTGCGGAATCGTAGGATATGCCGGTGATAAAAATGTAGAGTCCGTTTTGGTAGTAGGACTTATCAGCCTGGAATACCGGGGATACGATTCTGCTGGAATTGCGGTCTTAGATAAAGGCGAAATCCAAGTTCGGAAGCAAAAGGGTAAGATCAAGGACCTGGAAA encodes:
- the glmM gene encoding phosphoglucosamine mutase; this encodes MALDPRSPVFQHSDLMVSVSGIRGIIPSGLSSDVIYDALRAFGSWLKGNTVVIGRDSRPSGAFIESIAIGVMQGMGKNVILLGIVPTPTVKAVVNQTKAAGGIMISASHNPVIWNAFKFIGPGGFFTGASDLEEILDIVRNESYKPFQFKPNAKVEEGQDKIRGHIDSVLARVDVAAIKKKKFSVFLDAVNGGGSFVLPELLRSLGCKVIALHCKPDGTFPRPPEPTPDALRQSSRAMRQSGADIGFALDPDADRLVLMTPKKGAISEEYTLPLSFLSYLAFNKVPKRASLTVNLSTSFINDWVASSAGVPTFRSKVGEANVVSEMIHRKSVFGGEGNGGVIDPAIPSFGRDSLSGVAHVLNLLALKGEGVDSVLSGLPVVHMRKIAYKISGKKPEQIYSQFRNEFPDHGEDSRDGLRLASEDSWIHIRPSNTEPILRVIAEARTKKDLSALIDTAGKIMENS